GGAACTGCACTGTAGATGGCCATGGAGATAGCGGACGGAGAGCCACAAAGAGAGAGCAGTGCGCAGAGAGCGAATCAATGGACCAATTCGAGGGACAACGCGGATAGGCGTTCAGTCTTTGTCATAAGAGACCCCTGGAGCCGGCATATGTCGTCTTTAATGATGATTGTTGATACGCTCCAGGCTGCAACCAACGTGAGAGTGTCGTCGTGGTATCTATGGAGGGGCGGGCGCATCctaaagtacggagtaggctgTCACGACTCACAAGGATCGCAACTGCCATGCTGTGACTCGGCAGCGGGGCCTACGAGGTAAAACGCACGCTGTGATAGGCTAGTATAGGCCAACGATAGGCCCGAGATAATACATGTACCCCAGAGATCTGTCTGTCATCGGCGATTACGCTGTGCAAGTGTTTGGCCAAGCGCCTTTTTGGCGACGCACAAACACGACTATCACCTACCTCATGGCTCTAGCGTTTTGACAGCCACGAATTGTGTTCCGCCCTACTCTCAGTCTGCCCAAAGATCAGGGCAGGAGCCCTCCAAAACGGGCGACCTTAATATTGACCATACTTGCTGCAGTACGCAGTACGTACATATTAAAAGCATCCTCCTAAAGTCGGAAAGTGAGATGCAAGCACTTAAAGCATGCCCCGCCAAAAGCAATGTGATACGTACCTTTGTCCAATCGTCATGTCACCAGCCTGACTGGCCTTCACATCAGTAGTTTGAGGAACATGCATAAGTGCTTATAACTGATCAAAACTGACTCTATTGTAGACTGGGCTCCTGTCTCTATATGACCAATCTCGCCAGTCACGTCAGAGACGGGACAAAGCCATCCTTTCTTCCCGTGGCAGACGATTGGCTAATGCAGATGTCCCATAACTCCAATAGATTTGGCAAAACGAGAGAATGCAGTTTCTTGGATCTAGTGAAACAACGCAATGCATTTTCTTTCCATTTATGTCTTCTCGGGAATGCGCATGCCCATAAACAGGAGCAATTATTACAAGAGAACGACCAAAGAACGACAAATCGCGAATTCCCTTGCGTACAGTCCAGAACCCAGGCTTTTTCTAGCGTTTCTTGGTAGTTCGATAATTCTTTCGAGGATTTCCAATACCGCCGGGGCGTAATAAAGGCTGGTTCTCCCGTTCAATAGCCCTTTGCTCTCGTTCCTGAATGTCGTCCAAGTCTTCTTCAGTTTCAGCGTATCGCTCCGGATGTCCCGTGAAAGGGCCCGGCAAGCCTCGTTCCCATCCCTCGGAATAAGTCCTGCTAGCCAGTGAAGGTCGTGGTGGCGCTGAATTTTGCAGGGAGGAGTACGTGCCGTCGGCATTTTGATTCGACTGTTGGCGTTCATGATGTCGCGCCGCCATCTCGTAGTAGATACCAAGTACTAAGACGCAGCCTTGCATGATGGCTGTCAGGAGATAAATCGCCCATGTACTCCACCCTTTTGGACCAAGCCTGGCATAGAGGCTTGCGGCAAATAAGAGGCCTCCGGGAGTCTGGATGCACATCATCGGAATGCTCAAGCTCCCAACATGTTTCAAGTGATACGTGGTCCAAATCTGCGGAAAGTATTGAATTGCTGCCAACACTGTAGCCATAACCCCCAAGAAGTTTGCCCAAGCTGTCAGATGGTTCGGCAAAGCAATTGTAAAGATGCCAGTGATGATGACTACCAGCAGGCCGTGCACGACACAGGCAAGGCCGACACCGACCGCGGTCTGCCATTTTGGAGATTCTCCTGCAAGCTCCTCAGAAGGTATAGTCGCATCTCGGTATCGAAAGAATATAAGAAATAGAACGAGTCTAGAGCCGCCATTGGGTCaataaaagaaaacttgGTCAAGAAACCAAAGCAAGAGttccaacaccaccaaaACGAACGGAGGACGAATTACACATACATGAGCGTGAAACAGACCCACTGCGTACCAAGCTGAGCAACGCCCAATAATCCAGCAGTGCACTGAAATGCTTCTAATTCTTTGCAGCATCCTATGGCAGCCCTGGACTGCGGAACAGTCAAGATGTTGGCAAAGCCTGAGGTGGCGGACGTGGTTCCGAGCAAAACAAAGTAGGGGGAGATACCTTCCGCCGTTCCTCGGGAAATGATTCGATAATGCTGTGGAAGATATGATATTAAGAGGCCAACTAAAATAAGGCTATTGAAGGACTGCATGTCAGTAACTTTCGACCTGGGTTAGGCTGAAGGGCATGGTAGTGTAACATACATAGATATTACGAGTTCGAGGTAAGAGGGATCCTTGAGTGCCTCGCATTCAGAATTCCTATACGAAAGTAGAGATTCCATATTGGCCACCCGACCCTCGCATAGAGGAGATATTATTTCACCGTGTGTTGGATTGTTTCTGTTGCTTCGCGTCGGGTTGATATGTGGGCAGGCAATGCGCAACTCTGGATATTGGCGGTTGCGTAGGATGGTCAAGGAAACCAAAATGCGGTAGTTTTCGGATGTCTTAAAATCGGCTAATTCCGAGTACAGGGCGAGTTATATCAACGGACAGAACGCGTCAAGGCAGCACGAAAACATGTTTGTCCGTGAGATTGAGGCAATGGATGAAACGTGGTCGAGGAAAATGGTGCGGGTAAGCGTGAGGCCGATGAATAGATCCAGAGGCCGCAATAATTCCGAAGCAGCCTGTGCAGTGAGCGACAACTGAGCCggaagctgttgaagctTTCGAATGGTGGAGTCGGGCAGCTGGTGAGGCTCGAAGTTGGAGGAGAAAGATTGATATGGGGATATGGGGATATGGGTCGGGTTGAGGTGACATCCAGAAGGACCAGACATACAGGCTCGCAGCCacctggccaaggacgactGAAGGGCAGAGGCGGCCGTGGACAAGGCACCTGGGACATCCGGAGGCTATGAAGCACCAAACAAGCACCTGAGGGGATGTGACGCAGgaggcaggagcaggagtCAGGACCCACCTGCCTGATcgcgccgacgtcgtcgtgTGGCTCCGTCGTGGCAGCGTGGGCTCGCAGCTATCCTTGCCAGGACGACTGGCTTGCTGCAGTGTTGATGGCGCTGCAGCGGCTCGAGCGGTCCGACTCCGTCCGAGTGGTCTTTGGCCAGGTCTGGGGCTCTTGCGCACCAAGCAAGTGCGGTCTTGTACATGGGTCCTGCCTAACGTGGGAAGCACTCCAGTACTAGCCATCCAACATCAcctgcactccgtactctgtcCACTTATATCCTCTCATTCAGAACAGGACCTGGTTTCCTATGCATCGCGAGCTGGTTGTTGGCTCAATAGAGCGATCCAGCAACACACGACACACGATTTTTAGACTCACATGCCCAAGTCGGCACTAACAGTGCAACAGCGCCGTATGACGCGACTAGCTCCTGCCCTAGTCAATAAGTACCGTGGGTCTTTCCGAACAGGACCATCTCGTGCTGGCCAATGTGGCTTGCAGGTGACAGAGAGCCTGGACTTGCCAAAAATATCTCGAACCAAACCTTGGATGTCATTGTCAGCACTGCAGTACTCTCACCTTTGTGCTCCTGATCATGATAATTATTAAGTACATTGACTTACTGTTAGTGTTGAATCCCACACCCATTTCTCAATGGCGAGCAAAAAGCATTCCATGCTGCAAAAATTCTGCATCAACGGGCATTGAAAGTATGTGAGGACCTGCACGAGAGGGGCCATTTGTGATCACACTGTGCGGTGTTCGGCTGCACCTCCTAAAAGTCAGTCTGGTGTCCACCAGACATCTCCTGGTCTCTGCATTCGTACATTACATCGCATCCAAGATGCTTAGCACGAGGAACAGACAATGGAGCATGAATCAGTACCATTAGTTACATGTGGACAAGCCGATGATGGCACAGAAACACAGATGCCCAAGACGCAATTATTGGCGCAGCACTTCGCGAACCCTCCAGCAGCatgctcgaggccgtcttctAATCGGGTCTTCTACTCTTCTGCACAATGGACAACGGATGGCACAACAATAATCACGGGATCTTCTGACAATTCTGTCTCGTCCTTTGTCCTGCCCGCCGATCTATTGGATTTCGACAGCGGCACTCGCCAATTGGAACCCCAGGCGAAAATCAAGTTACCTGAACCAACTCAAGTCATAGCACCTGCTCCGTTCTTCTCCCTGTCTGAAGCGGCTTCGCAAACATTCCTTGTTGGGTGTCGAGATCATCCTCTGCATATTTATCATGCCTTTCCGGACGATCCTCGCTCTGCCCCCATCGGTCATTACAAGTTAATCCGGCACGAAACAGAGCAGTACATTGTACCGGCCTCACTGGTGTGGCAGTATCCCGGTACTCACTTCATATGCGGTTCTGCCAACCGCCTGGACTATTTTGACGTATCGCGTCATGGATCGGATGGACCTGTGTTAACAGTACCTACCATCCCCTCCAAGAGGCATATCTCCAAGGGACACGGGGTGGGTATGAAAGGAACCGTTTCCGCTCTGGGTGTCTCACCCCCGG
The DNA window shown above is from Metarhizium brunneum chromosome 1, complete sequence and carries:
- the WRAP53 gene encoding Telomerase Cajal body protein 1, with product MEHESVPLVTCGQADDGTETQMPKTQLLAQHFANPPAACSRPSSNRVFYSSAQWTTDGTTIITGSSDNSVSSFVLPADLLDFDSGTRQLEPQAKIKLPEPTQVIAPAPFFSLSEAASQTFLVGCRDHPLHIYHAFPDDPRSAPIGHYKLIRHETEQYIVPASLVWQYPGTHFICGSANRLDYFDVSRHGSDGPVLTVPTIPSKRHISKGHGVGMKGTVSALGVSPPDVNGHPLVAAGTWTRWMGLYDLHRSDGAVANWRISESDLPGSSDSYAGQGVVQVLWSPCGRYLIINERHADGLLVYDIRGSGRLLSVLAGRKNSSQQRLNCDVFPGSQYGNGGFEVWAGSQDGSVIVWDQVGLTAAEMQPSWSWNPHNSPVCASILHHSGSVVATCSGGWEHSDVNDEYDAVDAYAAQGRSCKILEESSLKVWSLGGGVVG